The Saccharomyces eubayanus strain FM1318 chromosome IV, whole genome shotgun sequence genome contains the following window.
ACTTGCTRGATGAACGTGCTAAATGCCGCGCTTTATGGTTAAGGGGAGGGTCGAACGACTTATCATTATCTGCTAAATGCCGCGCTACTTGCTAAATTATCTGGAGTGATAAACTATCCGTGCCCTCTAATGTATAGTTGGTCGACCTGTGccattcaaaataaaatggaCGTATATAAGTACGCtaataaaatatatgtaATCTCCAACCTTTCTTTATCTTGGATCTGAAAGTGATAAGAACAATCAATGTCGCACAAACAATTTAAATCCGATGGAAACATCGTTGCTCAGTATCTATTCGGACTAGCCAGAAGTAATCCGGGTCTTACGGTAATTAAACATGATCGTGTTATTTTCCGTACTGCATCCGCTCCAGACTCAGGAAATGCCCCGAAGGTAACATTGGTATCCGGCGGTGGTAGTGGTCACGAGCCTACTCATGCTGGATTTGTCGGTGAAGGTGCCTTGGATGCAGCTGCTGCAGGAGCAATATTTGCTTCGCCTTCCACTAAACAGATTTTTTCTGCTCTTAAGGCTGTTGAGTCTCCTAAGGGTACCTTGATtattgtgaaaaattatacCGGTGATATTATTCATTTTGGTTTGGCCGCGGAAAGGGCCAAAGCGGCTGGCATGAATATAGAACTAGTTGCAGTTGGGGATGATGTGTCGGTTGGAAAAAGTAAAGGGTCTTTGGTTGGCCGTCGTGGTTTAGGAGCCACTGCACTTGTTCATAAGATTGCCGGCGCTGCAGCTTCCCATGGACTTGATTTATCTGAGGTTGCCAAAGTTGCTCAGTCGGTTGTCGACAATAGCGTTACAATTAATGCATCTCTTGATCACTGCAGTGTCCCTGGACACAAATCCGAGAATATCTTGGGAGATGATGAGTATGAGATTGGTATGGGTATTCACAATGAGTCTGGTACCCAAAAATCTTCTCCATTGCCTTCAATTCCTGAACTTGTTGCTCAATTGCTACCCCTACTTCTTGGGGAGGATGAGGACCGTTCTTATGTGAAGTTTGATTCCAAGGATGACGTAGTTCTCATGGTGAACAATATGGGTGGCATGTCAAATCTAGAATTGGGTTATGCCACAGAAGTCATCTCAGAACAATTGATTGAAAAGTACCACATTATTCCTAAGAGAACAATCACTGGTGCTTTTGTGACTGCTTTGAACGGACCCGGATTTGGTATTACTCTATTGAACGCATCGAAAGCTGGCTCGCATATTATCCAATACTTTGACTACCCCACCACAGCAAGCGGATGGAATCAAACTTATCACGCAGCTGAAGACTGGAAAGTTCTTGCTGACGGAAAAGTTCCTACTGCTCCTTCTATAGAAACAgtgaagaacaaaaaaagttcagGCGTGACGGCAGACTATGATACTTTTGCCAAAATTTTACTTGCCGGAATTGCGAGGATCAACGAGGTTGAGCCAAAAGTCACCTGGTATGATACCATTGCAGGAGATGGTGATTGTGGAACAACTCTTGTTTCTGGTGGTAAGGCGTTGACCGAAGCTATTGAAAATCATTCGTTGCGTCTCGATGATGCTGCTCGTGGTATTGAGGACGTTGCACATATAGTTGAAGACTCAATGGGTGGCACTTCTGGAGGTCTGTACTCAATCTACCTTTCAGCTCTTGCAAAAGGTGTCGATGATTCGGGAGACAAGAAACTTACTGTGGAAACGTTTAAGGAAGCCTCCCAATTTGCTTTAGAAGCTCTGTATAAGTACACCAGAGCACGTCCTGGTTATAGGACATTGATTGATGCTCTTCAACCTTTTGTTGAAACGTTGAATGCCGGAAAGGGCCCTAGAGCAGCTGCTCAAGCTGCTATTGAAGGCGCAGAGAAGACTAGAAAGATGGATGCTCTTGTGGGGCGTGCCTCATACGTGGCTAAGGAAGAGTTGAGTAAACTTGATGGAGAGGGTGGATTGCCTGACCCTGGGGCCATCGGTCTCGCTGCTTTGCTTGATGGTTTGGTTGGAGCTGCTGGGTACTAATTATGTTTTTTGTGCAATgttcaaagaaagaaattagaCTTCATAGAATGAGCCCAAGCTTCCTAAAATGAAACTTGTATCTAAGTTTATGGTATAAATAAGTGAActtaaatatatagattaccaaaacaacaaagacCATTAAATAAATTACACTTTTAAGAGCTGAACAGCCGTACGGCGGATTAGGAGAAAGGTGCATGCCGAGTGGTAAGATGTACAGATCGAGATTTTCTCCGTCATTCATAAATTGTGTAATTTCATTAAAACAGTCTTTCTTATTTGACTGTTCGCAAATAAAATTGGAAGTTCTTGCTGCATTTGAGTATTTCCACGTCTTGCGCGGcaaaatttcagaaataTTCAGTTTCATTATACTTGATACAGATGTTGGAAAATGACTATGATTAGAAGTGATTAATTTTGAGGCGTTGGAATGCAAAACATGTAAGGATTTGGATAGGATACTAGCGCCGAATATCGATTTTTTGTTAAGGTAATAATAAATGAAATTGTATGCTCTGATTTAGCGGTAAGTAagtaaatataaaaagacTTCTCCCTTCAGTCTTCGGGAAGCGGTGCCGTGAAGAGAGGTGATGGAGTGTACAAATGCAGATGAAAATTGTATTTAGGCTCGACACATGCGGATTCTGCTCAGCATAGAGCAGGTATTATGAAAACTTTGTACTCGGAAGCTTTTATTCTTAAACGATGGAGAGCATTCCTGGGTTTTGTTAAGTATGGTTAAAAAATGAGATTGTTTTATTCCTCTTCTAACTGTTCAAGAAATGTGATGCCCAGGTGAGCAAGGATATGTGGCAGAAATGCTTTAGGGTTTGTGAGATAGTCAGTTACGTTATATGTGCTTGCTGGTCgaattatattttttttttgataggATTTCAAGAGGTTGAGTAAAAAGATCAAAATATTGATGGGTTAAAAAGGAAGCAGGTATTTAAAAACCCCGGTCGTAGGttaaaacagaaaagatCATACATCTTTGTTAGAAGTCTGacctttctttttagcGTGAACGGTAGGCCTTTTAATATATGCTAACAATCTACAGGTATGATACTGGTAAATTACGGGTCCTCAAACAACATGTTGACCCATAGCTAAGTTAGATCATGTAAAGCTTTTCCCAAAGGAGCTGTGAGATCCCATTCTGAGAAGGTGACTTGTAACCCAGCACGTTCAGGTGAGCAGGCCATCGGTCCAACTAGATAGTGGTCTGACACAGGAAATGGGGCTAAACGTACCAGTGGCCATGTCTTTTTGTCTGAAGACACTTGAAGCCTTAAAACTCCCTTTTCGACGGTAATCCGAAGCCAGAAATCATAAGGATTTCCACCATAAACAGCAGTTGACCAATCGGATATTTCATTTGTTAAAACGCTGCTTAGCATTGCTTGACCATCAGATATTTCTATGCCAGCTTTGAGCCAATGGCTATCATCTATACGTACCATTATACCAGCCTGGTCATATAGGCCCTCGTAACTTCCCTGAACCCGTAATTGTGCAGAGAAAGCATTGCCTGTCTTCATTCCTAAGAAATGTCCACTGTCACGGGTAAATCCATAGTAGGTTTCACGCCAGAAGTCAGATTTCTCATCCGTTTTGAAGCTAAGTTTACCCGCGTCTTCTGTAACTTCTTTCGGCTCATTGAGCCATAACCCTTTTGATAACAGGGTACCTTTAGATTCATTCATTTCACCTTCCTGATCAATCTTTGTACTTATCGATTGGTCTAGCTGTTCGAAGGATTCCTGCCGTAACTTTCGTTCGTTGTTGTGTCTACTTAAATACCTCTGGGGGAGAGGGGAAAGCTATCGTAACAGTCcacatttttttagaaCGAGAAAGTCGTCTGATTGCAtaaacttttctttatatttcCTCCGCATATACTTGTGTAGTTACACTACTCTGCAGTTTATGGGGGCTCCTCCTTTTTTCCGTACGGTCTTTCAGTCGGAATTCCACGGAAGTCGAACAAAGGAAGAATTTCCATAAAAATGTTCACGCCTTGGCTACAATAAACGCGTAGCTTATTGTTACAGCCGGAAAATATTTACAGGGAAATAAGTTTCacgtcattttttttcatgcGGGGAATATTTCGGAGAAATACCTTACTTTGCAACATAGGTCACATGGGGAATACCCACGCATTATCCCATCTTTGttctgcttttcttttttgctAGTTTTATCTCTACTGAAGAATAGTAGAACAGCACTGTCAGTGGCAGCTAGtgttaaaaaaatgtaaaacTGATTTTCGGGTTAGGTTAATTCTATTATAGGTTTACCACATTTCGTGTTTCGGACCTGAACGATAGCTTTTACAAAAACAACAGCAAGCTTTGGAACAGTAGCAGAATAGTGGAGCAATAAAAAGCTTAAATCGTGGCTATTAAAGACGAAGAGCTTTGGTTCAAACAGTATGATGATAATTAACCAACTATCACGCACACATTGGCTacttgaaataaaaactgCTTTTCAATCATATCCTGCAGTAAATTCACCTTCAGGTATACCACGAATCACAACGCTGCACACGGTAGCTACCAAATCTCCTCCTATGTCATGCCAGGGAGCACTGAGACTCCGCCTCAGATTCATTCGTTATTGCTTATGTCATCAATGAGCACGTTCGCCCCATCCAGATTGTAATTGGGTTTTGcatcttttatttttaagAGTGCCTGTATCGGGGAGTAAGATGAACCCTGCAATGATGTGCGTCATGTAAAATCCCGGACATTCTAAATATAGGCCAGAGCTCTTGTGTGTTTCATTTTACCGggcaaaatcaaaatcagcTTACGTAGTACGAACACTCTAACGGGCGGACCCGCGGATAGGCGGTTTTTGCGCGTTGGATGGAACGCGGATCAAAAATAGTTTtgttcaaattgaaaattctACCAGTTGATAGCGGGTAACAGAATTGCGAGGCAAGATAAGGCAAAGTTTAGTTAAATGGTCATGTCAGAGAGCTATATGCAGTCCAAACCAGCGTATGGTAAGCATTCTGAATACTTCAGGGAGTCGCCACGTCATTGAATATGTTTGGATGATAACACTCTATTCTTGCGGTggcttttgttttctttgtccATAGTCAAGATGAGATTATGTTCGTTACCATAGTTGGATGTGTCCAAGTGGCGTGAGTGTGTGCACATCCATGTTATTGCAGTCGGGTGGTATACTTATTATGGAGATACGTGATATTAGTATAGTAATGCAGTATGTATACTAAGATACGCAACTGTTGCGCCTAGGGTGCCTGCATGTCAGTAAAGAGTTTCAATTCGACTTAGCCGTTTACTAACAGAGATAGGTGAAGTCGTGGTATGCTTAGGTTAGTGAGACTATGGGGTAgttatttttcaagcttGGAGTGCCAAAGACACGGTGACGCTGTAAATTAGATTTCTAGACAATAAATTACAGTATATCAAGGATAAATTGCAATGTTAAGTGAAGTCAAGATGTATTACGGTCAAATGGGCATAGCAGAATGATATTCTTATCAAAGTGTCATTGTAGAGGCAATGAGAGCTGTTGTGTTATATTCAACCTAAAGGCCGAAGATGACAGTGCACTGAGCGTCAACTCACGTTGTAGGGAAGRGTCCAGCATTATGATATTTGGTAAGAGGTGCTTTGTTTTAGGATTTAATGTTACAGGGGTGATGGTAGTGAATTGAGAGGCATGATAGCTATATTTACAATTCTCTGTGGGCGACCTTTAGTTATACAGATACGCGTTTGAGGTATTGTACTGAACTGTATTTTACCAGTTTGTTTTCAAGATAATTAGAGAAATACAACAGTAATCAGTGTAATACCAAAAGCGTTATTGGAAATTATTATGGGTGCAAAATGGCGGATGGTGTTGACATCACGATGAGAGAAAGGTCAAGAAATTTGTGATAGTAGTTTTAGATCAGAGATGTTAAGGACATTTAGCAGCCAAATATTGTTGACAAGATCTGTTTTGTCTACTTTGTTTTTCGTGTTTTCTTCACGTAACCTGCTTTTTCCGTTTTGGCCCGTCTATTTTTTCGAGCGCGTCGGGCCGAAGTTGGACTTAAAGTTTCAGCAACATAGGACGGCGCTGCACTGCACAGGGTTTTAGTCAGGGCCCTGTGGGTGAGAGGGGGAGAGGGGTAAAATTGTTGTGGCATACGAGCAGGGCATGTTAAGGTTTAGATGAAATAACTAATTTTAGTTTCGAGATGATTAAACGTGCTTTAATATTATGTTTAGTTTTTAAATATGCTATAATTAAATTTATTAGGCATGCAgcgttatttttttgcatgagaaaaaaatagtcaTAATTGTAGGTACACATTTCatgaaaagtgaaaaggTGGAGtgaaatataaaaaaaatatcgtaACTAGAGCTTGAAGAGGAGGTTTGAttaaaaagttttttgaaaatatagCAGCTGAGAACCATCTTGCAGTGATTATTTCTTAACTTTACTGAAGACTTACATAATTTACTGGCTTGCTGTAGAAAGACGATGATTGTAATGGTCGGGCAGTTATACTTGTATTATTGTGACACTGTAGGCATATTTTAAGACGCGTAGACTATTGATCTGCTATTGACAATATGTTATGTTACGAGAGTAGGGTTATGATAGGCATATGCGGTCTACAATCTGTATTAAACCTAAGTGCGCCTGTGTAGATGTGGTGACAAGGTATGTAGTTGTTATAGTACCTTGTTACCTCCTGTCTTTTCTGTAGTCTACAGTACAAGAAGAACCTGGGACGTACAGCCCTGCCCTTAACTTCGATATTAACGGGACGTTGGTCCTCGAGCTACAGCCCCAAGAGTACTACATTCGTGTTAACTAATCATCATCTGACAGCGTCATCTACTCTGATGGCCACCACCATAgccaaataaaaaaagccCGGTAAGGCAGCTCCAAGTACAAGGAGTAGATATTTCGACGAGTATCGATATTTCATATGGCGCCTCTCTATGACCCTGCCAAAGACTTTGCCATGGCCGCCACGAAAGTGGGGTAGGAAATGGGTTTTCACAAAACAGAGGCGTTCAAGCTCAGATGCACTCCTCTAGTGAGGCTTAGGCATGCTCCGCATATCAAGTCTTGGCCAAAAAGTAAAACACGGACATTTAATCTCAATGAGTACAAACGTTGCTACAGGAAACACAATTGTATATCCAATCACTCTAATCAGGGTGTGAGCATCTTcacatttttgttttctttatcggATATTCAAAGCCTCATGAATTtgtcaaggaaaaaaagccTACTAAAATTTTCCTGTACCTCCCTTTTTCGTAAGCTCTTAGTCTTTTCTTGTACCTGTTCAAATGTAGCGAATATGCGACATACGAACTTTACGCGAGGGTGCCGATGGCCGCGTGGCTGTTCCCTGAGATTCAACCAGCGCTACTGGTAATTTGCCTATTCCGGCGACGATATCCTTGTGAGCCACGAAAAATTTGTTATCATCAAAAAGGACACCCTGAAGTACCTGGCTTTTTACAGGCCAGGCCCTTTCAGGGCCGTTGCTAGCCCCTCAACAAAAAAGCGCGTCGCTTGCTTGcgtaataaaaaatgaatgtTCTGCACTCACGTAGCGACCCTTACTTTCGCGGCGCCCGAGAAACAGGAGTGACTCTTCGACTTCTTCACTCCTTTCAGTGCGCGCGGCCCGTTCTGAGTCGACATTTCTCGGCATTTCTCAATTGGGAACAGAGTAAATATCATAATTTCTCAAAACGGATGTAGTAGATGCGCGTAATGTCCCGTCCGTGTTTTTAggtttttttggaaaattttctcGTGAACGGCACGGAAAATAAACTAATAGCTGCGCAATACCGTAAAGGCTATACTTGGACATTTGCTGTGGCTTTTGCATCCGGCGGAGCCGAAGCACGTTCGACGCGCTTCGTAAAATGCATATGGGGTTCTGTTGCTATTTGTCGTAAGATGTCTAACTTCCTGGTCAACAATCTTTGTTGCCTTTGTCTATAGATTGGCGCCCTGTTGCCCCCTGAGGAGCACGCCTGTGCGCTTAGACTTGCATATAGATTCACAGAAAGGGCTGTACGAAAGGTTGTCGTAGCTCACGGTTAGTCGTAACTCACAGTTGGCGTTGTGTTTGTGTAATTAAAGCTGGTCAACCGTTGAGAGAAAAAGCATATAAAGGGCTTCCTTTTGCCCAATTCTTACGGTTCATCAGTCCCAGTATTTCTTGTatattcttgttccttcAAAAATGCAAGCAACAACAAATCTTCGTCGTTGTTAACTTTTTGGTAAGATCTCACCTATTTAAAAGAGATGTTCAGTCGCTTAAACAAGTTTCAAGCTGCTTTAGCTTTAGCCCTTTACTCGCAAAGTGCATTGGGTCAATTGTACAGCAACAGCACTTCACTTTCGAGCAACACTTCATCAACTGCTGTTCCATCAACTTCATCTAGTTCCTATTCGATTAGTAGTTCTATCTCTTCGTCTGGTTCTGATGTCTCGAGCTCTATAACCCAGTCAACCTCATCTGGTTCCGGTGTCTCAAGTTCTGTTGCCCCATCTACCTCATCTGGTTCTGGTGTCTCAAGCTCTGTTAACCCATCCGCCTCATCTGGTTCTGGTGTCTCAAGTTCTGTTACCCCATCTGCCTCATCTGGTTCTGGTGTCTCAAGTTCTGTTAACCCATCTGCCTCNNNNNNNNNNNTCTGGTTCTGGTGTCTCAAGTTCTGTTAACCCATCTGCCTCTTCTGGTTCTGGTGTCTCAAGCTCTGTTAACCCATCTGCCTCATCTGGTTCTGGTGTCTCAAGTTCTGTTAACCCATCTGCCTCATCTGGTTCCGGTGTCTCAAGTTCTGTTGCCCCATCAACCTCATCTGGTTCTGGTGTCTCAAGCTCTGTTAACCCATCCGCCTCTTCTGGTTCCGGTGTCTCAAGCTCCAACTCTCAACCAACCTCCTCTGGTTCCGCTTCCGGCGCCTCGAGCACTATTACTTCCTTCTCTGCTTCTGGAACAAGTGCTACTGCCTCTGGTTCTCTTTCTTCCAGTGACGGTACTATTTATTTGCCATCCACAACAATTTCTGGCGATATCACACTTACAGGTGATGTATTTGCAACAGATGCAGTTGAAATCGCCGCTGGCGGCAAACTAACCCTTCTTGACGGTGACAAATACGGATTCTCAGGTGACTTGAGAGTTTACGGTGGTCTGTTCGTCGCAAAGTCAAAGGCATCTTACTTAGGTTCCGCTTTCGACATCTCAGGTCCACTTTTCGAAGTCTCTGGTGAATTCAATGCTCAAGAACCTGCTGCTACTTCCGCATCCATCTACTCATTCACACCTggctcttttgaaaacagtgGTGACATTTCTTTATCTCTATCTGAAGCCAAGAAGGGTGAGGTTACTTTCTCTCCATACTCTAACACTGGTGCCTTCTCTTTCTCCAATGCTATCCTAAACGGTGGTTCTGTCTCTGGTTTGCAACGTAGAGCTGAAGATGAAGGATCCACAAATAACGGTGAAATAAACTTAGACAATGGAAGTACTTACGTTATTGTCGAACCTGTTTCCGGAAAGGGTACAATCAACATCATCTCCGGTAACCTATACTTGCACTACCCAGACACTTTCACTGGTCAAACTGTTGACTTCAAGGGCGAAGGTGTTCTTGCCGTTGACCCAACCGAAACCAACACTACCCCTATTCCTGTTGTTGGCTACACTGGTAAGAACCAGATTGCCATTACCCAAGACGTCACTGTCTCCTATGACAGCGCCACTGGTGTTTTGACTGCAACCAAGGGTAACGCTGACTTCTCTTTCGCTATCGGTACTGGCTTCTCCAGTTCTGGCTTCAGCGTCTCCGAAGGAACTTTCGCAGGTGCCTATGCTTACTTCCTAAACTACGGTGGAGCTGTTGCCTCTAGTTCTGCTCCATCATCTGTTTCCTCTACATCTGGTGCTTCATCTGTTTCCTCCACATCTGGTGCTTCATCTGTTTCCTCCACATCTGGTGCTTCAACCGTTACCTCCGGTTCAGTTACTGGTTCCACTTCAGAGACCGCATCCGTTTACACCACTACATTGACTTCCGGTGAAGTTACAAGCACAGTCGTAGTTTCCTGTTCAAAAACAACTGACGCTAGTGGTCACATCTATACTGTTACAACAACCGTTCCATGTACTACTACCACTGCTACAATCACTTCTTGTGATGACAATGGATGCCACGTTGTTCCAGCTCCAACCACCACTACCGCCACAATCACTTCTTGTGATGACAACGGATGTCATGTTGTTCCAGCTCCAACCACCACTACCGCTACAATCACTTCTTGTGATGACAACGGATGTCATGTTGTTCCAGCCCCAACCGCTACTGCCACCACTGAAACTGTCTCTTCAAAGTCGTACACCACTTTCACTGTTACTCACTGTGAGGACAACGCCTGTAGTGTCAAGACTGTAACCTCTGAGGCTCCTAAAACCACTTCAGCCACCACTGTCACGTCTGAAGCTCCAGTATCTCACACCACCCTCACAGTTACTAGCTGCGATGATAATGGTTGTGAAGTCAAGACTGTCACTTCTGAAGCTCCTAAACCAACTACCGCTACCACTGTCGTCACCTCTGAGGCTCCTAAGGGAACTACAGCTACCACTGTCGTTACCTCTGAGGCTCCTAAGGGAACTTCTGTTACCACTGCCACTTCTGCTGCTCCTAAAGTAACTTCCGCCACTACTACTGGTTCCGAAGCATCTAGTTCAATCATCAAGTATGGTTCTTCTGCTTCTAAAACCCTCACTGGTGTTGTTGTCCAATCTGAAGGTATCGCCGCTGGTTTGAAAACCAATGCTCTAAGTGCTTTGGTCggtgttttcatttttgcctttttttaactGAGGATTTAACTGCACTCCTTGAAAGTTAGATATGTATTTTCTTATACACTTTGTGTAAACGTTCATGTAGTTTTAGCCTAAGCTAAAAAATACCctacttcttttttgaaatactCTTTTTATGaacatttttgttgtaGGAAACTACAAACTGAGATTATGCCTTCTCTTCTGTCCCTCAATGAGATAATTCGACCTTTGAGCGGATCCTTTCCGAAAGCGAAAGAATCGTCCTATTATGAAGCGGCctcattttccaagaaaaacgCGCAGGAAAGCCATTCTTTCAAAGGCACGCTTGCGCGTTGCTTAGTTAAAAAACTTCATAGAGCCGCTTTAAAAGTAGGCACCCTCTTACTCACCAAAAGTGGTTTAACGTACCCAGCCAGAGGTGCTTTGCGCAGATTAAGAACTCCGAGGCTTCATTTTGGGTCGATAATTCTCTTTAGAATGCCATCACATGACTTTCACATGATCATGTTGAAACGCGCTGCCCGAGAAAAAGCGTTCTGCCCGATATGCAAGGTACGTCAGGTATGTGAGCTCGCGGCTAAGAAAAGGTATAAGATGAGAAAAGGTAAGATTAGTGAGGTGAATGATAGGAGTATGCGGCGGCTCAGTGTCTTGTAAGGTTGTATTCATGTCTTCGGGGAGTAAGAGCATGGAAAGTTACGGT
Protein-coding sequences here:
- the REE1 gene encoding Ree1p; the encoded protein is MNESKGTLLSKGLWLNEPKEVTEDAGKLSFKTDEKSDFWRETYYGFTRDSGHFLGMKTGNAFSAQLRVQGSYEGLYDQAGIMVRIDDSHWLKAGIEISDGQAMLSSVLTNEISDWSTAVYGGNPYDFWLRITVEKGVLRLQVSSDKKTWPLVRLAPFPVSDHYLVGPMACSPERAGLQVTFSEWDLTAPLGKALHDLT
- the DAK2 gene encoding dihydroxyacetone kinase produces the protein MSHKQFKSDGNIVAQYLFGLARSNPGLTVIKHDRVIFRTASAPDSGNAPKVTLVSGGGSGHEPTHAGFVGEGALDAAAAGAIFASPSTKQIFSALKAVESPKGTLIIVKNYTGDIIHFGLAAERAKAAGMNIELVAVGDDVSVGKSKGSLVGRRGLGATALVHKIAGAAASHGLDLSEVAKVAQSVVDNSVTINASLDHCSVPGHKSENILGDDEYEIGMGIHNESGTQKSSPLPSIPELVAQLLPLLLGEDEDRSYVKFDSKDDVVLMVNNMGGMSNLELGYATEVISEQLIEKYHIIPKRTITGAFVTALNGPGFGITLLNASKAGSHIIQYFDYPTTASGWNQTYHAAEDWKVLADGKVPTAPSIETVKNKKSSGVTADYDTFAKILLAGIARINEVEPKVTWYDTIAGDGDCGTTLVSGGKALTEAIENHSLRLDDAARGIEDVAHIVEDSMGGTSGGLYSIYLSALAKGVDDSGDKKLTVETFKEASQFALEALYKYTRARPGYRTLIDALQPFVETLNAGKGPRAAAQAAIEGAEKTRKMDALVGRASYVAKEELSKLDGEGGLPDPGAIGLAALLDGLVGAAGY